In the genome of Bacillus solimangrovi, one region contains:
- the fliG gene encoding flagellar motor switch protein FliG: MAKSPGDLTGRQKAAILLISLGPDVSAQVYKHLSEEEIEKLTLEISSVKKVDNGQKEQILDQFHQIALAQDYISQGGIGYAKTVLEKALGAEEAANIINRLTASLQVRPFDFARKADPAQILNFIQNEHPQTIALVLSYLAPEQAGQILSELPQEVQAEVAKRIAVMESTSPEIINEVEQILERKLSATVTQDYTQTGGIEAVVEVLNGVDRSTERTILDALEIQDPELAEEIKKRMFVFEDIVTLDNRAIQRIVRDCENEDLMLALKVSSEEVKDVLFKNMSKRMAETFKDEMEFMGPVRLKDVEEAQTRIVATIRRLEEAGEIVIARGGGDDIIV; the protein is encoded by the coding sequence ATGGCGAAAAGTCCTGGGGATTTAACAGGCCGACAAAAGGCAGCCATTTTACTTATCTCACTTGGACCGGATGTATCGGCTCAAGTATATAAGCATTTAAGTGAAGAAGAGATTGAGAAACTTACCCTCGAAATTTCGAGTGTTAAAAAGGTAGACAATGGTCAAAAGGAACAAATTCTTGACCAGTTTCATCAAATTGCCTTAGCTCAAGATTATATCTCTCAAGGCGGGATTGGTTATGCAAAAACAGTCCTTGAAAAAGCATTAGGAGCAGAAGAAGCAGCAAACATAATAAATCGATTAACAGCTTCATTACAAGTTCGTCCATTTGATTTTGCGAGGAAAGCTGATCCAGCTCAAATCTTAAATTTTATTCAGAACGAGCATCCGCAAACAATCGCATTAGTGTTGTCATATCTTGCTCCTGAACAAGCAGGCCAAATCTTGTCTGAACTTCCACAAGAAGTGCAAGCAGAAGTAGCAAAGAGAATTGCTGTGATGGAGAGTACATCACCTGAAATTATAAATGAGGTTGAGCAAATTTTAGAGCGAAAGCTTTCAGCGACTGTTACACAAGATTATACTCAAACGGGTGGAATCGAAGCTGTTGTGGAAGTATTGAACGGTGTTGATCGAAGCACTGAAAGAACGATTCTTGACGCACTTGAAATTCAAGACCCTGAGCTTGCGGAAGAAATTAAGAAGCGTATGTTCGTATTCGAGGATATTGTTACGCTCGACAACCGTGCAATTCAGCGTATTGTACGTGATTGTGAGAACGAAGATTTAATGCTTGCGCTTAAGGTGTCTAGTGAAGAAGTGAAAGATGTTCTGTTTAAAAATATGTCTAAGCGTATGGCTGAAACCTTTAAAGATGAAATGGAATTTATGGGTCCTGTCCGACTTAAGGATGTAGAAGAAGCACAAACACGTATTGTAGCAACGATACGCCGCTTAGAAGAAGCTGGTGAAATTGTTATAGCTCGTGGTGGTGGTGATGACATCATTGTCTAA
- the fliF gene encoding flagellar basal-body MS-ring/collar protein FliF, which produces MNEKLLQIKNRILDFWNGRTNIQKVLMIGSFVFVIALIIIVTTYASRPNLVPLYTNLTAQETGQIKEQLDTKGIKSEIRDNGTTIYVPESQADVLMVELAAEGIPNSGNIDYSFFGQNAGFGMTDNEFRVMETAAIQTELAKLISGIDGIENANVMISQPEENVFLSSDEQTATASVVIKQEQGYRFTSEQIQSLYHLVSKSVPNLPTENIVIMNQMFEYFEPENSNNTPSVGETYVQQQSIKEDIEKDLQREVQKMLGTIMGYDKVVVSVTTDVDFTKENREENIVQPVSEDLESIAVSVEKIEETYTGNGAVVGGEVGTGQGDIPNVAEIDDEDNGNYERTEERINSDFNRIRKEISESPYKIRDLGIQVMVEPPNPDDDTSLPQERIDDIQQLLTTMVRTTVDDDFVAQMSDEELDSKVFVSVQKFNGKVEFQPEGVAIPTWVYIAAGILFTLLVIAIVLIMRRRRLNQSEVEEELPVFEELPDLSQEPETEGMARRKQLEKLAKEKPDEFAKLLRSWLADD; this is translated from the coding sequence ATGAATGAAAAGTTACTTCAAATAAAAAATAGAATACTAGATTTTTGGAATGGTAGAACTAACATTCAAAAGGTATTAATGATCGGTTCATTTGTATTTGTAATAGCACTTATTATTATAGTAACAACATACGCATCTAGACCGAATCTTGTTCCTTTGTATACTAACTTAACAGCTCAAGAAACTGGGCAAATCAAGGAACAATTGGATACAAAGGGAATTAAATCTGAAATTCGTGATAATGGTACAACAATTTACGTTCCAGAGTCTCAAGCAGACGTTTTAATGGTTGAATTGGCAGCAGAAGGTATACCAAACAGCGGGAACATAGATTATTCCTTTTTTGGACAAAATGCAGGCTTTGGTATGACAGATAATGAATTCAGAGTTATGGAGACTGCTGCAATCCAAACTGAATTAGCAAAATTAATTAGTGGGATTGATGGGATTGAAAATGCAAATGTAATGATTAGCCAACCGGAAGAAAATGTATTCTTAAGTTCAGATGAACAAACAGCAACTGCTTCTGTAGTTATTAAACAAGAACAAGGCTATCGATTTACATCAGAACAAATTCAGTCCTTATATCATCTCGTTTCGAAAAGTGTTCCTAATCTACCTACTGAAAATATCGTCATTATGAACCAGATGTTTGAGTATTTTGAGCCAGAAAATTCAAATAATACTCCATCGGTAGGAGAAACTTATGTTCAACAACAAAGTATTAAAGAAGATATCGAGAAAGACCTTCAAAGAGAAGTACAGAAAATGCTTGGAACAATCATGGGTTATGATAAAGTTGTAGTTTCTGTTACGACTGATGTTGATTTCACGAAAGAAAATCGTGAAGAAAACATCGTTCAACCTGTAAGTGAGGATCTTGAATCCATTGCTGTTAGTGTTGAGAAGATTGAAGAAACGTATACTGGCAATGGAGCGGTAGTAGGTGGAGAGGTTGGAACTGGTCAAGGAGATATTCCTAATGTCGCTGAGATAGATGATGAAGATAATGGGAATTATGAGAGAACTGAAGAACGGATTAATAGTGATTTTAACCGTATAAGAAAAGAAATCTCTGAAAGTCCTTACAAAATTCGAGATCTTGGCATTCAAGTGATGGTTGAGCCACCTAATCCAGATGATGACACGTCTTTACCACAAGAACGTATTGATGATATTCAACAATTATTAACAACTATGGTAAGGACAACGGTTGATGATGATTTTGTTGCTCAAATGTCAGATGAAGAACTTGATAGTAAAGTATTTGTTTCTGTTCAAAAATTTAATGGTAAGGTTGAATTTCAACCTGAAGGGGTAGCAATCCCAACATGGGTATATATTGCTGCGGGTATACTGTTCACGTTACTTGTAATTGCAATCGTACTCATTATGCGCCGTAGAAGATTAAATCAAAGTGAAGTTGAAGAAGAACTACCTGTATTCGAAGAGCTTCCAGATTTAAGTCAGGAGCCTGAGACTGAAGGTATGGCAAGACGTAAACAATTAGAAAAATTAGCGAAAGAAAAGCCAGATGAATTTGCCAAGTTATTACGTTCATGGTTAGCAGATGATTAG
- the flgB gene encoding flagellar basal body rod protein FlgB, producing MNLFSNNVISKLETSLSYSAAKQRVISNNISNVDTPNYKAKSVSFKDEFHRQLQAKRTDVRHNEFISNSNQSYAIRSMNNTSYNHNGNNVDIDKEMAEMAKNQIYYDALVERLNGKFRGLQQAIKGGQ from the coding sequence ATGAATTTATTTTCAAACAACGTAATAAGTAAGTTGGAAACGTCACTTTCTTATTCTGCGGCTAAGCAACGTGTGATTTCCAACAATATCTCAAATGTCGATACACCAAACTATAAAGCGAAAAGTGTCTCTTTTAAAGATGAATTTCATAGGCAGCTTCAAGCAAAACGTACGGATGTACGACATAATGAATTTATATCAAATTCGAACCAATCATATGCAATTCGTTCGATGAACAATACTTCATATAATCACAATGGGAATAATGTCGATATTGATAAAGAAATGGCTGAAATGGCAAAAAATCAAATTTACTATGATGCTCTTGTTGAACGATTGAATGGCAAGTTCAGAGGATTGCAGCAAGCAATCAAAGGAGGACAATAA
- the fliH gene encoding flagellar assembly protein FliH → MTSLSKLTESKKVKTVPIISEKKRLIELRPFSTELNEVNEQDESVDKIDSQILLEKEQEAKQLVEEAQHEAERIHREAEQYSEQILQQVEQERLNWENERQQFIEQARDEGYTAGFEQGSDEAHQQYTDIIDEAKRIVETSKEDYAKHLVESESTILLLAMKVAEKILDIKLTEQPEVFLNLVRRVIKEVKEHQNIQIHVHPSNFEFVVSQKEELLALFTHPTAELYIFPDDDLQEYQCKIESSFGRIDASVDSQLNEIKIKLLQILEEENGNEGN, encoded by the coding sequence ATGACATCATTGTCTAAATTAACCGAATCAAAAAAAGTGAAAACAGTACCAATTATATCAGAGAAGAAGAGGCTAATTGAACTACGTCCTTTTTCTACAGAGCTAAATGAAGTAAACGAACAAGATGAATCAGTCGACAAAATTGATTCTCAAATTCTATTAGAAAAAGAACAAGAAGCTAAACAACTTGTTGAAGAAGCTCAACATGAAGCAGAACGAATACATAGAGAGGCTGAACAATATTCAGAACAAATTCTTCAACAAGTGGAGCAAGAGCGATTGAATTGGGAAAATGAAAGGCAGCAATTCATTGAACAAGCCAGGGATGAAGGCTATACTGCTGGTTTTGAACAAGGGAGCGATGAAGCTCACCAGCAGTATACAGACATAATTGATGAGGCGAAGCGAATTGTCGAAACATCTAAAGAAGATTACGCAAAACATCTTGTTGAATCTGAGAGCACGATCTTATTACTTGCGATGAAGGTTGCTGAAAAAATCTTAGATATAAAGCTTACTGAACAACCAGAAGTATTTCTTAACTTAGTAAGACGTGTTATTAAAGAAGTGAAAGAACATCAAAATATTCAAATACACGTGCATCCATCTAACTTTGAATTTGTTGTGTCTCAAAAAGAAGAATTACTAGCACTATTTACTCATCCAACAGCAGAGTTGTACATTTTTCCAGATGATGATTTACAAGAATACCAATGTAAGATTGAATCATCATTCGGTCGAATCGATGCAAGTGTGGATAGTCAGTTAAATGAAATTAAAATAAAGCTACTTCAAATATTAGAAGAGGAGAATGGGAATGAAGGCAACTGA
- the codY gene encoding GTP-sensing pleiotropic transcriptional regulator CodY has translation MKLLEKTRRINAMIQKTSGKSVNFKEMAETLSNVMGANVFVVSRRGKLLGFAVNQEIENERMKKMLTDRQFPETYTNSLFNVTETSSNLDIESEYTAFPVEEKGLFSNGLTTIVPINGGGQRLGTLILARVDQAFSDDDLVLAEYGSTVVGMEILHEKTEEIEYEARSKAVVQMAISSLSYSELEAIEHIFEELNGNEGLLVASKIADRVGITRSVIVNALRKLESAGVIESRSLGMKGTYIKVLNDKFLNELEKLKTN, from the coding sequence ATGAAATTGTTAGAGAAAACAAGAAGAATTAACGCAATGATTCAAAAGACATCGGGTAAATCTGTTAATTTTAAGGAAATGGCAGAAACGCTAAGTAATGTAATGGGAGCAAATGTGTTTGTAGTAAGTCGTCGTGGTAAACTATTAGGTTTTGCTGTCAATCAAGAGATTGAAAATGAGCGAATGAAGAAAATGCTAACGGACCGTCAATTCCCAGAAACATATACGAACAGCCTATTTAATGTAACTGAAACATCTTCAAACTTAGATATTGAAAGTGAGTATACTGCTTTCCCTGTTGAAGAAAAAGGATTATTCAGCAATGGTTTAACAACTATTGTGCCTATTAATGGGGGAGGACAACGTCTTGGTACGTTAATTCTTGCGCGTGTTGATCAAGCCTTTTCAGATGATGATTTAGTGTTAGCTGAATATGGCTCAACAGTAGTAGGTATGGAAATTCTCCATGAAAAAACAGAAGAAATTGAATATGAGGCTCGTAGTAAAGCAGTTGTACAAATGGCAATTAGTTCTCTATCATATAGTGAACTTGAAGCAATCGAACATATTTTTGAGGAACTCAATGGTAACGAAGGTCTTCTCGTAGCAAGTAAGATTGCTGATCGTGTTGGTATTACTCGTTCGGTAATTGTTAATGCGTTACGTAAGCTGGAAAGTGCTGGAGTTATAGAATCACGTTCCCTTGGTATGAAAGGTACGTACATTAAAGTATTGAATGATAAGTTCCTAAATGAATTAGAAAAACTAAAAACAAACTAA
- the flgC gene encoding flagellar basal body rod protein FlgC, with product MTVFHSLNTSASALTAQRFRMDVISSNLANADTTRANFENGEWQPYRRKMVEFKPNEGKFSNYLSVAVGNSKSQGQGVKVSAVTEDEAAFKLVYNPSHPDANDEGYVQYPNVDPLQEMIDLMSATRSYEANVTALNASKNMLMKALEIGK from the coding sequence ATGACAGTATTTCATAGCTTGAACACCTCTGCTTCAGCATTAACAGCTCAGCGCTTTCGTATGGATGTTATTTCTTCTAACTTAGCGAATGCCGATACGACGCGAGCCAATTTTGAAAATGGTGAGTGGCAGCCCTATCGACGAAAAATGGTAGAGTTTAAACCGAATGAAGGGAAGTTTTCAAACTATTTATCTGTAGCAGTTGGAAATTCTAAGTCACAAGGACAAGGTGTTAAGGTAAGTGCTGTAACAGAAGATGAGGCAGCATTTAAACTCGTATACAACCCTAGTCATCCTGACGCAAATGATGAAGGTTATGTTCAGTATCCCAATGTTGATCCTTTACAAGAAATGATTGATTTAATGAGTGCAACACGTTCTTATGAAGCGAACGTAACTGCTTTAAATGCATCAAAAAATATGTTGATGAAAGCATTAGAAATTGGGAAGTAA
- the fliE gene encoding flagellar hook-basal body complex protein FliE produces the protein MKTTNFQPVTHILKPQQNQMKKITPAEAQSQFSTAFKQALDNVNETQIKSDEMTTKFIKGEITDLHTVMIASQKASVTRTLTVEVRDKVIEAYREIMRMQV, from the coding sequence ATGAAAACGACAAACTTTCAGCCTGTAACTCATATTCTTAAACCACAGCAAAATCAAATGAAAAAGATTACACCTGCTGAAGCACAATCACAGTTTTCTACGGCTTTCAAACAAGCACTTGATAACGTGAATGAAACACAAATAAAGTCGGATGAAATGACAACCAAGTTCATAAAAGGTGAAATAACAGATCTACATACTGTAATGATTGCATCTCAAAAAGCTAGTGTTACTAGAACACTAACGGTTGAAGTTCGTGATAAAGTAATTGAAGCATACCGTGAAATAATGCGCATGCAAGTATAA